A stretch of DNA from Paracoccus methylovorus:
TGATCTGGGAACTGGACGGCATAGCGCCGCAAATCGCCGATGATGCCTGGGTGGCACCGGACGCGCGGCTGATGGGCAATATCGTGCTGGAACCGGGCGCAAGCGTCTGGTTCGGCGCCGTGTTGCGCGGCGATAACGAAGAGATCCGCGTCGGCCGGAACTCGAACGTGCAGGACCTGACGGTTTGCCATACCGATATCGGCTTTCCGCTGACCATCGGGGCGAATTGCACCATCGGCCACCGGGCCATCCTGCACGGCTGCACCATCGAGGACGGCGTGCTGATCGGCATGGGCGCGATCATCTTGAACGGGGCAAGGATCGGTGCCGGCTCGCTGATCGGTGCCGGGGCGTTGATCGCCGAGAACAAGGTGATCCCGCCCGGCTCGCTGGTGATGGGGGCGCCGGGCAAGGTCGTGCGCGAACTGGACGAGGCGGCGCGCGATGCGCTGCTGAAATCGGCCGAAGGCTATAACCGCAACGCTGCCCGCTTTCGTCACGGGCTGGCGCAGGTCGCACCGGGATGATCGAGGCGCGGCTGCATGCGCTGCTGCGCGGCGTGCCTTCGCCCATGCTGGTCGTGGACCCATACGCCCGCATCATCGGCGCCAACGAGGCGGCCGAGGCGCTTTTGGGGGCGGTGCTGAGCGGGCGGCCCTTTGTCACCGTGCTGCGCCACCCCGAGGTCAATGCCGCATTGGATGCGGTCATTGCCGGTCAGGAACGCGCGCTGCTGAATGTCACGCTGGGTGCGATCGACAGGCGGGTGCTCTGCGAGGTTACGGTGACCGCGTTACAGGCGCCGGGACTGACCGGGGCTGCGGTTGTGATCGAAGATCGCTCGCGCGATGAAGAGACCGAGCAGATGCGCCGCGACTTCGTTGCCAACGTCAGTCACGAATTGCGCACACCGCTGACCGCCCTGATGGGCTTTATCGAGACGCTGCGCGGCCCGGCGCGCAACGATGCCGCCGCCCGCGACCGCTTCCTCGACATCATGGAACGCGAGGCGGGGCGGATGAACCGGTTGGTTGCCGATCTTTTGTCGCTGAGCCGGGTCGAGCAGGACGAGCGCCGCCGTCCGGCGCAGAGGCTGGATCTGGCGGGGCTGCTGCGCGGGGTGGTGGCGACGCTGACCCCCGCCGCTGCCGCGGCCGGGGTGCGGTTGGATCTGCAGATCGCCGATGGAAAGGTGCCGGTCCCCGGCGACGCCGACCAATTGGTGCAGGTGTT
This window harbors:
- a CDS encoding gamma carbonic anhydrase family protein; its protein translation is MIWELDGIAPQIADDAWVAPDARLMGNIVLEPGASVWFGAVLRGDNEEIRVGRNSNVQDLTVCHTDIGFPLTIGANCTIGHRAILHGCTIEDGVLIGMGAIILNGARIGAGSLIGAGALIAENKVIPPGSLVMGAPGKVVRELDEAARDALLKSAEGYNRNAARFRHGLAQVAPG
- a CDS encoding ATP-binding protein — its product is MIEARLHALLRGVPSPMLVVDPYARIIGANEAAEALLGAVLSGRPFVTVLRHPEVNAALDAVIAGQERALLNVTLGAIDRRVLCEVTVTALQAPGLTGAAVVIEDRSRDEETEQMRRDFVANVSHELRTPLTALMGFIETLRGPARNDAAARDRFLDIMEREAGRMNRLVADLLSLSRVEQDERRRPAQRLDLAGLLRGVVATLTPAAAAAGVRLDLQIADGKVPVPGDADQLVQVFHNLIENAVKYGASGGVATVTLERLAYEPVLRGPAWSVVVADQGEGIEQQHLPRLTERFYRVDTHRSREKGGTGLGLAIVKHIVNRHRGRLRIESERGQGSRFTVILPEQVGRI